From the Paludisphaera mucosa genome, one window contains:
- a CDS encoding rhodanese-like domain-containing protein: MANAHASIASISPAELFEISQSKGPIELIDVRTPAEFREIHATPARSVPLDRLDPVGLMQNRERPDDPLYVICRSGSRGRQACEAFAAAGFGDQVVNVEGGTLAWEQGGLPVARGKKTISLERQIRIIAGSIVVLGVVLGAVVSPWFTGLSAFIGAGLVFAGVTDVCPMGMSLARMPWNQAGGDSATCSR, translated from the coding sequence ATCTCGCCGGCCGAGCTGTTCGAGATCTCGCAGTCGAAGGGTCCGATCGAGCTGATCGACGTCCGGACGCCGGCCGAGTTCCGCGAAATCCATGCGACGCCGGCCCGTTCGGTCCCCCTGGATCGCCTGGATCCAGTCGGGCTCATGCAGAATCGCGAGCGCCCGGACGACCCCTTGTACGTCATCTGCCGTTCCGGTTCGCGGGGCCGGCAGGCGTGCGAGGCGTTCGCGGCGGCGGGTTTCGGCGACCAGGTCGTGAACGTCGAGGGGGGCACGCTGGCCTGGGAGCAGGGCGGCCTGCCGGTGGCGAGGGGTAAGAAGACGATCTCGCTGGAACGCCAGATCCGGATCATCGCCGGTTCGATCGTCGTCCTGGGGGTGGTCCTGGGCGCGGTCGTGAGCCCCTGGTTCACGGGCCTCTCCGCGTTCATCGGCGCGGGGCTCGTGTTCGCGGGCGTGACCGACGTCTGCCCGATGGGGATGAGCCTGGCGCGCATGCCCTGGAACCAGGCCGGGGGCGATTCGGCGACCTGCTCACGCTGA